Proteins encoded together in one Pelosinus sp. IPA-1 window:
- a CDS encoding LysR family transcriptional regulator yields MDIIHLVYFTEVARQESFTKASEVLFVSQSTISKLIKNLESELGVSLFHRAPKRVILTDAGVLLFEKAKIILDTLNSINTELYNLAGTPSGNLKIGISPMVQTLFPKAIAEFSSLYPQITIDLMEVGSIKIEKKIQEGTLDVGIVVLPTKTKAELETVPFLEDPLMLIVNSSHPLANRSIVDISELRDESFVLYRDDFALHDHILDKCKELGFTPKVVCETSQWDFMVDIVASKLAIAFLPQTICAKLDLQSITYLPLKNQIKPWHLAIAWKSNTYLSYASRAWLEYIFKMFGIAK; encoded by the coding sequence ATGGACATAATTCATCTAGTATATTTTACTGAAGTGGCGCGTCAAGAAAGTTTTACAAAAGCATCTGAGGTATTATTCGTTTCTCAATCTACTATAAGTAAATTAATCAAAAATTTAGAAAGTGAATTGGGCGTATCTTTATTTCATCGCGCTCCGAAGCGGGTAATTCTTACCGATGCAGGGGTATTGCTATTTGAAAAAGCAAAGATTATTTTAGATACGTTAAATAGTATTAATACGGAATTGTATAATTTAGCTGGTACTCCTAGCGGTAATTTAAAGATTGGAATTTCTCCAATGGTGCAAACCCTGTTTCCAAAAGCGATAGCTGAGTTTAGTTCTCTTTATCCTCAAATTACTATCGACTTAATGGAAGTTGGGTCGATAAAGATTGAGAAGAAAATTCAAGAGGGTACCCTTGATGTTGGTATTGTTGTATTACCAACAAAAACGAAGGCGGAATTAGAAACGGTTCCTTTTCTAGAAGATCCGTTAATGCTGATTGTAAATTCAAGTCATCCCCTAGCCAATAGATCCATTGTTGATATTAGTGAGCTGCGTGATGAATCTTTTGTATTATATAGAGATGACTTTGCCTTGCATGATCATATTCTAGATAAATGTAAAGAACTTGGGTTTACTCCTAAAGTTGTTTGTGAAACTTCTCAATGGGATTTTATGGTTGATATTGTGGCGTCAAAATTAGCAATCGCTTTTCTTCCTCAAACCATATGTGCCAAATTAGATCTTCAATCAATTACCTATTTGCCTTTGAAAAATCAAATTAAACCATGGCATTTGGCTATTGCATGGAAAAGCAACACCTATCTTAGCTACGCTTCGAGGGCTTGGTTGGAATACATCTTTAAGATGTTTGGTATAGCGAAATAA
- a CDS encoding formate/nitrite transporter family protein encodes MYYEEINKLSTAAQGKSKFLKKSPLKYLLSAVLAGMYVGFGILLIFSIGGLLSQADSSAVRIIMGISFGIALSLVIMAGSELFTGNNMVMTIGNMEKKVTIRESMNIYLISFIGNLLGSVLISYLFVLSGLAQGSTAIFMAKVAHTKVTLPWSELFVRGILCNILVCLAIWCSFKMKEETGKLIMVFWCLFAFITTGFEHSVANMTLLSTVLIMPTLEGITVTGFLYNISFVTIGNFIGGALFVGLPYWYISQQE; translated from the coding sequence ATGTACTACGAAGAGATTAACAAACTTTCAACTGCTGCTCAGGGAAAGAGTAAGTTTCTCAAAAAAAGTCCTTTGAAGTATTTACTTTCAGCAGTTCTTGCAGGAATGTACGTAGGGTTTGGCATTTTGCTTATTTTTAGTATCGGTGGTTTATTATCCCAGGCTGATTCTTCGGCAGTACGAATTATTATGGGAATTTCTTTTGGTATTGCCTTAAGCCTAGTCATTATGGCAGGATCTGAGCTTTTTACAGGTAATAATATGGTTATGACAATTGGCAACATGGAAAAGAAAGTGACAATCCGTGAGTCAATGAATATATACCTTATTAGTTTTATCGGTAATTTATTAGGCTCGGTTTTAATATCCTACTTATTTGTTTTATCAGGGCTTGCGCAAGGAAGTACAGCTATTTTTATGGCTAAGGTTGCTCATACCAAGGTGACATTACCATGGAGTGAACTGTTCGTAAGAGGAATATTGTGTAATATACTGGTCTGCCTTGCAATTTGGTGCTCTTTCAAAATGAAGGAGGAGACGGGAAAGCTGATTATGGTTTTTTGGTGCTTATTTGCCTTTATTACAACGGGATTTGAGCATAGTGTAGCGAATATGACTTTATTATCTACGGTACTTATCATGCCTACTCTGGAAGGCATTACTGTAACAGGATTTTTGTATAACATTAGTTTTGTAACCATCGGGAACTTTATTGGTGGTGCACTTTTTGTTGGCTTACCATATTGGTATATATCACAGCAAGAATAA
- a CDS encoding M20 family metallo-hydrolase: MVSYKRLEQNFQRLAMIGNQEGGGITRLAFSDKDWEAREVIIELMKQAGLTVRVDGFGNLIGRRNGVCPNEPVVMLGSHIDSVPNGGNYDGVVGVLGAIEALQCLEDTQEINDHPIEVVVFMAEESSRFGVATLGSKAFCGKLSFEKLEQYKDKDGISLSQAIRQRGLVPENINKAQYGDPIKAFLELHIEQGKVLETTRKQIGIVTGIAAPTRLKVIITGQADHSGATPMHMRQDALTAAAEVILQVEQLASSVGNQGVVGTTGVIKADPGAINVIPGRVELGIDIRSISLDSKQWVVSELLAAMDRMKKQRNVGIEIITITDEVPVQLSKEMTAVLQEVCSELPYQSMLMPSGAGHDAMHLASFAPTGIVFIPCKEGISHNPAEFASIDDVVAGTEILLSAIRKITRKGFSWKK, from the coding sequence ATGGTTAGTTATAAGCGACTAGAACAAAATTTTCAACGCCTAGCAATGATAGGAAATCAGGAAGGAGGGGGCATTACACGACTGGCCTTTAGTGACAAAGATTGGGAAGCACGTGAAGTAATCATAGAACTTATGAAGCAAGCGGGACTTACAGTTCGAGTTGATGGGTTTGGTAATCTTATTGGCCGAAGAAATGGTGTATGTCCTAATGAGCCCGTAGTAATGTTAGGTTCTCATATTGATAGTGTCCCTAATGGGGGGAATTATGATGGAGTTGTTGGTGTACTAGGGGCAATAGAAGCATTGCAATGTTTAGAGGATACACAGGAAATAAATGATCATCCAATTGAAGTCGTTGTGTTTATGGCGGAGGAATCGAGTCGTTTTGGGGTTGCTACCTTGGGCAGCAAAGCCTTTTGTGGTAAGCTCTCTTTTGAAAAGTTAGAGCAATATAAGGATAAGGATGGCATTTCCTTAAGTCAAGCAATTAGGCAAAGAGGGCTTGTGCCAGAGAACATTAACAAAGCCCAGTATGGGGACCCGATTAAGGCATTTTTGGAGTTACATATTGAGCAAGGGAAAGTGTTAGAGACAACGAGAAAACAAATTGGAATTGTTACTGGCATAGCAGCACCTACCCGTTTAAAGGTAATTATTACGGGGCAGGCAGACCATTCAGGAGCCACTCCAATGCATATGCGGCAAGATGCATTAACGGCTGCCGCCGAAGTTATTTTACAGGTGGAACAGTTGGCAAGCTCGGTTGGAAACCAAGGCGTGGTGGGGACAACAGGAGTTATTAAGGCAGATCCAGGCGCAATCAATGTAATTCCAGGAAGAGTAGAGCTAGGAATTGATATACGCAGTATTTCTCTAGATAGCAAGCAGTGGGTAGTGAGTGAGCTTTTAGCGGCGATGGATAGAATGAAGAAACAGAGAAATGTAGGTATTGAGATTATTACCATTACCGATGAAGTGCCTGTACAGTTATCAAAAGAAATGACAGCAGTGTTACAGGAGGTATGTAGCGAACTCCCCTATCAAAGCATGTTGATGCCGAGTGGTGCGGGACATGATGCTATGCACTTAGCGTCTTTTGCTCCTACAGGTATTGTATTTATACCATGCAAAGAAGGAATCAGTCATAATCCTGCGGAATTTGCTAGTATAGATGATGTGGTAGCTGGAACAGAAATACTATTATCCGCAATCCGGAAAATTACTAGAAAAGGATTTTCTTGGAAAAAATAA
- a CDS encoding amidohydrolase produces the protein MNSKILELAKTQSEKIITRRRDFHNYAEVAWTEFRTASIVADALTGLGYQVLTGEEVINQEAMMGVPSTKELAEQEKRALEQGANPAWLAKMRGGKTGVVGIMHFSQPGPTVAFRFDMDANDVVEAEVEGHRPYKEGFSSVNKGAMHACGHDGHTAVGLALAEVLVGLKNVLKGTVKLIFQPAEEGVRGAKAMVTRGVVDDVDYLIGMHLGFALKKSNSVTCHTEGFLATTKIDAVFTGVPAHAGAAPEVGRNALLAVSAAALNLHAISRHSKGASRINVGFIQAGTGRNVVPANAVLKLETRGTSSEINEYMYKEAVRILKAAAAMYDVTVELTEMGGAVGCESNPELVARLQQVAVNSGLFDEVIPSVNLGGSEDCTYFMERVQQKGGQATYLIVGTELMAGHHDSRFDFNEEALVSSTALLGEMAAELLK, from the coding sequence ATGAATTCAAAGATTTTGGAATTAGCTAAGACGCAGAGCGAAAAAATTATCACTCGTCGCAGAGACTTTCACAATTATGCGGAAGTTGCATGGACTGAGTTTCGGACGGCTTCCATTGTAGCAGATGCCTTAACGGGCCTTGGTTATCAAGTACTTACTGGGGAAGAAGTTATTAATCAAGAAGCAATGATGGGGGTGCCATCAACAAAAGAATTGGCAGAACAGGAAAAAAGAGCTTTAGAACAAGGGGCTAATCCAGCATGGTTAGCAAAAATGAGAGGCGGTAAGACTGGGGTGGTTGGTATTATGCATTTTTCTCAGCCCGGTCCTACAGTAGCTTTTCGTTTTGACATGGATGCCAATGATGTGGTAGAGGCTGAAGTAGAGGGACATAGGCCTTATAAAGAAGGTTTTTCTTCTGTCAATAAAGGAGCTATGCATGCTTGTGGTCATGATGGCCATACAGCAGTAGGCTTAGCTCTAGCTGAAGTATTGGTTGGCTTAAAAAATGTATTAAAAGGAACAGTAAAGCTCATATTCCAGCCAGCAGAGGAAGGGGTTCGGGGAGCGAAAGCGATGGTAACTCGTGGTGTGGTAGATGATGTAGATTATCTAATTGGTATGCATTTAGGTTTTGCTTTAAAAAAGAGCAATTCCGTGACTTGTCATACTGAGGGATTCTTAGCAACTACGAAGATAGACGCAGTTTTCACTGGTGTTCCTGCTCATGCAGGTGCCGCACCAGAAGTGGGGCGTAACGCGTTACTTGCTGTGTCGGCGGCGGCTTTGAACCTTCATGCTATTTCACGCCATAGTAAAGGAGCATCGCGGATTAATGTAGGATTTATACAGGCTGGAACAGGCCGAAATGTAGTGCCAGCGAATGCAGTCTTGAAATTAGAAACTAGGGGTACTAGTAGTGAAATTAACGAATATATGTATAAAGAAGCGGTACGAATTCTAAAAGCTGCAGCTGCTATGTATGATGTCACAGTAGAACTTACAGAAATGGGCGGCGCTGTTGGATGTGAAAGTAATCCGGAATTGGTAGCTAGACTTCAGCAAGTAGCCGTAAATAGTGGTTTATTCGATGAAGTCATACCTTCTGTCAACCTTGGAGGCAGCGAGGATTGTACTTACTTCATGGAACGCGTCCAGCAAAAAGGCGGACAGGCAACTTACTTAATTGTAGGAACGGAATTAATGGCAGGGCATCATGATTCTCGCTTTGACTTTAATGAAGAAGCCCTTGTTTCATCTACGGCATTATTAGGAGAGATGGCTGCGGAGCTCTTGAAGTAA
- a CDS encoding methyl-accepting chemotaxis protein: protein MRITIGRKIILAAIILLSLFVSINIYTFYQINQTKDKYSYLITEVTPEIQDVKDVNTELWYQNTQIRGYILTGNQNYAQLYQNSKQKTADTLERLEKKMTSPQAVKEVAVLKMAVKTYNQTLEQGLKVRDKVGIQDTIKYMDSTGQRADAVVKIMDDFIVFTNQEISEKVNETNESIATMQRIIALLDISIFLILIFSATILGKKIGSVFGNVAKIAEEIAEGNLAPKSVKYQYNDEIGDLIGSFNVMVSKLRNLIQQVAMATEQVSAASQQLNASTEETARSVTYTAEIASNVAGDTFKQEEGVQHTTKVTQEMSVTIGNIVDSVMAVSSNSAQTAQVAKEGGSAVLGAVNQMAMINDVVTKSAQNIEQLNQSSTRIGEIISVIRQIADQTNLLALNAAIEAARAGESGRGFAVVADEVRKLAEQSHRASEEIALIIQDIQKETLNAITIMDQGTQEVHKGTAVISNTGDQFKNIVMLVEGLNSQIQSISTAADTLNVASGTMVDSVTNIREITHNTSTNIQTISSTSEEQSATMEEIASASIDLTNLAEKLRKTVSQFKL from the coding sequence ATGCGAATTACCATCGGCAGGAAGATTATTTTAGCGGCTATTATTTTATTATCATTATTTGTTAGCATTAATATTTATACCTTCTATCAAATTAACCAAACCAAGGACAAGTATAGTTATCTTATTACTGAAGTAACGCCTGAAATCCAAGATGTTAAGGATGTAAATACAGAGCTATGGTATCAAAACACGCAAATTAGAGGGTACATACTTACTGGAAACCAAAACTATGCTCAATTATACCAAAATTCCAAACAAAAGACGGCAGATACCCTAGAAAGATTAGAGAAAAAGATGACTTCTCCTCAAGCAGTAAAGGAAGTTGCCGTCTTAAAAATGGCTGTTAAGACCTATAATCAAACATTAGAACAAGGGCTGAAAGTTCGGGATAAAGTAGGAATTCAAGATACGATTAAATACATGGATTCAACAGGGCAAAGAGCAGATGCAGTGGTAAAAATCATGGATGACTTTATAGTTTTCACTAATCAAGAAATTAGTGAAAAAGTAAATGAAACAAATGAATCCATTGCTACAATGCAAAGAATTATTGCGCTGCTTGATATAAGTATCTTTTTGATACTCATATTCTCTGCGACTATTTTAGGAAAGAAAATTGGTAGTGTATTTGGGAATGTAGCTAAAATTGCCGAAGAAATAGCAGAGGGAAATTTAGCACCAAAATCTGTAAAATACCAATATAATGATGAGATTGGAGATTTAATTGGCTCTTTCAATGTAATGGTGAGCAAACTTAGAAACTTGATTCAGCAGGTAGCTATGGCAACTGAGCAAGTTTCAGCAGCAAGTCAACAACTGAATGCGAGTACCGAGGAAACTGCTAGGTCCGTTACCTATACTGCTGAAATCGCTAGTAATGTTGCGGGAGATACTTTTAAACAAGAAGAAGGTGTGCAGCATACTACGAAAGTAACCCAAGAGATGTCTGTGACAATTGGTAATATAGTAGATAGTGTAATGGCTGTGTCTTCAAACTCAGCACAAACGGCACAGGTTGCAAAAGAAGGTGGAAGTGCCGTTTTAGGAGCCGTTAATCAAATGGCAATGATAAATGATGTAGTAACAAAATCGGCTCAGAATATCGAACAACTAAATCAGAGTTCCACGCGAATTGGGGAAATTATTAGTGTAATTCGGCAAATCGCTGATCAAACTAATTTGTTAGCTCTTAATGCAGCGATTGAAGCTGCTAGAGCGGGAGAATCTGGGCGTGGCTTTGCTGTTGTTGCTGATGAAGTACGAAAATTAGCAGAGCAATCTCATCGCGCTTCTGAAGAAATCGCTTTAATCATTCAAGATATTCAGAAGGAAACGTTAAATGCAATAACGATAATGGATCAAGGAACCCAAGAAGTACATAAAGGAACTGCTGTAATTTCCAATACAGGGGACCAATTTAAAAATATAGTTATGTTAGTTGAGGGCTTAAATAGCCAAATTCAGTCCATTAGCACCGCAGCGGATACATTGAACGTAGCAAGTGGTACAATGGTTGATTCTGTAACGAATATAAGAGAAATCACTCATAATACCTCTACAAATATCCAGACGATTTCTAGTACCTCTGAGGAGCAATCGGCAACAATGGAGGAAATTGCTTCTGCTAGCATTGATTTAACAAATTTAGCCGAAAAATTGCGAAAAACAGTGAGCCAGTTTAAGTTATAG
- a CDS encoding TRAP transporter substrate-binding protein, with protein MKKLGYYKIAGIVFAIIFIIGAGFSLYAKNATTVSKEKSVILLKATDNQPEDYPTTKGLRYMAKLLEERSNGHIKMTVYSSAILGDGKDILDATQAGTLDIGRISVSSLVGYSPELNVFMTPFLFRDADHEWKVLDGPIGKKLLKGLEKDGFVGLGYYDSGARSFYSKKPIQSPQDLLGQKTRVLDVKIQKEMITAMGGEPLTTPFLDVYPGFQTGALDAAENSPPSFYSTKHYELAKYYTITEHVAVPETIIISKKTWDSLSPQDQELIQQATKDSTVYQKQLWSEFTKQSMDKLKEQGVNIITPNKELFKQAVAPLYAKYPEYKDLIKEIQDTK; from the coding sequence ATGAAAAAACTAGGATATTATAAAATAGCCGGAATAGTATTTGCGATCATATTCATAATTGGTGCAGGTTTCAGCCTTTATGCGAAAAATGCAACTACAGTGTCCAAAGAAAAATCAGTTATTTTACTAAAAGCTACAGATAATCAGCCAGAGGACTATCCCACAACTAAAGGGTTAAGGTACATGGCAAAATTATTAGAAGAAAGAAGCAATGGACATATTAAGATGACAGTGTACAGCAGTGCTATCTTAGGGGATGGAAAGGATATTCTTGATGCTACACAGGCGGGAACGTTAGATATTGGGCGAATAAGCGTTTCTTCATTAGTGGGTTATTCTCCAGAACTTAATGTATTTATGACACCTTTTCTTTTTCGCGATGCGGATCATGAGTGGAAAGTACTTGATGGTCCGATAGGAAAAAAACTACTAAAAGGCCTAGAAAAAGACGGTTTTGTGGGGTTGGGTTACTATGATTCTGGTGCACGTAGCTTTTATTCCAAAAAACCAATCCAATCCCCTCAGGATTTATTAGGGCAGAAGACAAGAGTACTAGATGTTAAAATACAAAAAGAAATGATTACCGCTATGGGTGGAGAACCTCTCACGACTCCATTTTTAGATGTGTATCCAGGATTTCAGACAGGAGCGCTCGATGCGGCAGAAAATAGTCCACCAAGCTTTTACTCTACTAAGCATTATGAATTAGCGAAGTACTATACCATTACGGAGCATGTAGCTGTTCCTGAAACAATTATCATTAGTAAGAAAACTTGGGATTCTCTTTCGCCACAAGATCAAGAGTTGATTCAGCAAGCTACCAAAGATTCTACAGTGTATCAGAAACAACTATGGAGTGAATTTACAAAGCAGTCCATGGATAAGCTAAAAGAGCAAGGCGTCAATATTATTACTCCTAATAAAGAATTATTTAAGCAAGCAGTTGCTCCACTTTATGCTAAATATCCTGAATATAAAGATTTGATAAAAGAAATTCAAGATACGAAATAA
- a CDS encoding shikimate kinase → MKNIVLIGMPGSGKSSIGAMVSEKLKTTFLDIDHYIEAKEQKKIPELFLSGEAYFRQIESNAVKELYRENSLVIATGGGIVTRPENMELLRETGIIFYIERPLPMILASSDLTTRPLLAKDNNKIYTLHQERKHLYETYCHFCIPNHGILENAAEQIIAIMKESQ, encoded by the coding sequence ATGAAGAATATTGTACTCATTGGCATGCCCGGATCTGGTAAATCCTCGATTGGCGCTATGGTAAGCGAGAAGCTAAAAACTACCTTTCTTGATATCGACCACTATATTGAAGCAAAAGAACAAAAAAAAATTCCTGAACTTTTCCTATCAGGAGAAGCTTACTTTCGTCAAATAGAAAGTAACGCAGTCAAGGAACTCTATCGTGAAAACTCTCTAGTTATTGCCACTGGTGGCGGTATCGTTACTCGTCCAGAAAACATGGAACTTCTGAGAGAAACAGGTATTATATTTTATATTGAACGCCCCCTTCCAATGATATTAGCATCTTCTGATCTTACCACTCGTCCCTTGTTAGCCAAGGATAATAATAAAATATATACACTTCACCAAGAACGTAAACACCTGTATGAAACCTATTGTCATTTTTGCATTCCAAATCACGGAATTCTAGAAAATGCTGCCGAACAAATAATAGCTATTATGAAAGAGTCTCAATAA
- the aroC gene encoding chorismate synthase: MSGSWGKKVHYTIFGESHGKGIGITIDGLPPGLEIDLQEVTRELERRAPGRNPLSTARKETDAFTIWSGFLNGKTTGSPLCAIIENRDQKSTDYDSLAFTFRPGHADYSGSVKYKGYNDLRGGGHFSGRLTAPLVFAGAIAKQLLRQKDIFIGAHIQCIASTAEANFDAVTVDKETLNQLGYQAFPVLDPLLGEAMQECILAAKSRGDSVGGIIEAAAIHLPAGLGEPFFDSLESTLAHLLFSIPAVKGVEFGAGFAFAQLNGSQANDAMYNQNNNIITSTNHNGGILGGITSGMPLIFRVAIKPTPSIALEQHTINSKGENVSISVGGRHDPCIVPRAVPVVEAVTAMALWDVL; the protein is encoded by the coding sequence ATGAGTGGCTCATGGGGTAAAAAAGTTCATTATACTATTTTTGGCGAAAGCCACGGAAAAGGGATTGGCATTACCATTGACGGACTGCCCCCTGGCCTAGAAATTGACTTGCAAGAAGTAACAAGAGAATTAGAACGCCGTGCACCTGGACGAAATCCGTTGTCAACAGCACGTAAGGAAACAGATGCCTTTACCATTTGGAGTGGTTTTTTAAATGGTAAAACCACTGGGAGCCCGCTATGCGCCATTATTGAAAATCGGGATCAGAAGTCCACAGACTATGATTCCCTCGCCTTTACATTTCGTCCTGGCCATGCCGATTATTCTGGTTCCGTAAAGTACAAAGGATACAATGACTTAAGAGGCGGAGGGCATTTTTCTGGCCGCCTCACGGCTCCTCTAGTCTTTGCCGGTGCCATTGCCAAACAGCTCCTTAGGCAGAAAGACATTTTTATCGGTGCCCATATACAGTGCATCGCTTCCACAGCGGAAGCTAACTTTGATGCCGTCACGGTTGACAAGGAAACACTTAACCAATTAGGTTATCAAGCCTTTCCTGTCCTTGACCCCTTGTTAGGTGAAGCAATGCAAGAATGTATTCTTGCTGCTAAATCTCGAGGCGACTCTGTCGGCGGCATCATTGAAGCAGCCGCTATTCACTTACCTGCTGGGCTGGGAGAACCTTTTTTTGACTCTTTAGAAAGTACACTGGCACATCTATTATTCTCTATCCCTGCCGTTAAGGGCGTGGAATTTGGCGCAGGTTTTGCTTTTGCTCAATTAAATGGCAGTCAGGCAAATGATGCCATGTATAACCAAAACAATAACATCATAACTTCTACCAATCACAATGGCGGTATCCTTGGCGGAATTACTAGTGGCATGCCCCTTATTTTCCGTGTAGCAATTAAACCAACTCCTTCTATCGCTCTTGAGCAACATACCATAAACAGCAAAGGGGAAAACGTCTCCATCTCCGTCGGCGGACGTCATGACCCTTGTATTGTACCCCGTGCTGTGCCAGTAGTAGAAGCCGTTACTGCAATGGCCCTATGGGATGTCTTATAG
- the aroF gene encoding 3-deoxy-7-phosphoheptulonate synthase yields MFIVLHPSVTAEQINELKAELEKGGCSAWPTYGEFQTIIGVVGSTHKLDKDKLASKNYVEKVLSVQEPYKKANRLFHPENSVFSVGNQTVGGNKLTIIAGPCSVENENQIVTVANQVKAAGAGFLRGGAYKPRTSPYSFQGLKEEGLELLKIARKETGLPIVSEMMSVATLDKFVEDVDIIQIGARNMQNFDLLKAVGQTNKPILLKRGLSATIEELLMSAEYIMAEGNENVILCERGIRTFETYTRNTLDLSAVLAIKKLSHLPVIVDPSHAAGKWWMVEALSKASIAVGADGLIIEVHNDPANASCDGPQSITPERFSALMDTLGQLAKIENRAI; encoded by the coding sequence ATGTTTATCGTATTACATCCTTCTGTAACAGCAGAACAAATCAATGAATTGAAAGCAGAATTAGAAAAAGGTGGTTGCAGTGCTTGGCCTACTTATGGAGAATTTCAGACCATTATCGGTGTTGTGGGCAGCACTCACAAACTTGATAAAGATAAGCTAGCTAGTAAAAACTATGTAGAGAAGGTATTATCCGTGCAAGAACCTTATAAAAAAGCCAATCGGCTCTTTCATCCAGAAAACAGTGTCTTTTCCGTTGGAAACCAAACCGTTGGTGGGAATAAATTAACCATCATTGCAGGCCCCTGCTCTGTCGAGAACGAAAACCAAATTGTTACGGTAGCCAATCAAGTAAAAGCAGCTGGTGCCGGCTTCTTGCGTGGTGGTGCCTACAAACCAAGAACATCACCTTATAGTTTCCAGGGTTTAAAAGAAGAGGGACTTGAATTACTCAAAATCGCCAGAAAAGAAACAGGGCTGCCAATCGTATCGGAAATGATGTCAGTTGCAACCTTGGACAAGTTTGTGGAAGATGTTGACATCATACAAATTGGTGCTCGTAACATGCAAAATTTTGATCTTTTAAAGGCGGTAGGTCAAACGAATAAACCGATCTTATTAAAACGAGGATTAAGTGCAACAATTGAAGAATTACTTATGTCAGCAGAGTATATAATGGCAGAAGGCAATGAAAATGTTATTTTATGCGAAAGAGGCATTCGTACCTTTGAAACTTACACACGCAATACTCTTGACTTGAGTGCCGTACTCGCGATAAAAAAACTAAGTCATCTTCCTGTCATCGTGGATCCTAGTCATGCCGCCGGAAAATGGTGGATGGTAGAAGCCCTCTCCAAAGCATCCATTGCAGTTGGTGCTGATGGACTCATTATTGAAGTACACAATGACCCTGCTAATGCTAGCTGCGATGGTCCACAATCCATTACACCGGAGCGCTTTTCCGCCTTGATGGATACCTTAGGCCAGCTTGCAAAAATTGAAAACCGGGCTATTTAA
- the trpD gene encoding anthranilate phosphoribosyltransferase, translated as MFKEFLAQVIAGENLSRQGAQQSMDMIMSGQGSEAQIGAFITALRMKGETIEEITGFAETMRSHSLKIECGSKDMIDTCGTGGDKTGTFNVSTAVAFVLAGSGVVVAKHGNHGLSSSCGSADVLTALGVRVDLPTEGIIQSVAAIKLGFLYAPSFHKAMKYAAKPRKELGFRTVFNMLGPLTNPAGANYQLIGVYERSLTHKLAEALGMLGVKRAMVVHGLDGLDEISTTAPTQVTEVNGKTTRTYMIDPTEFGFSGSGLDAYRGGTPEDNASIISDIFRGNLSGPKRDIVLLNAGAAFVVAGKAENIKEGILIAAKSIDSGAALAKMQELKNFSQGYKESKI; from the coding sequence ATGTTTAAGGAGTTTTTAGCACAGGTGATCGCGGGTGAAAATTTATCACGTCAAGGTGCACAGCAGTCTATGGATATGATTATGTCCGGGCAAGGGAGTGAGGCACAAATTGGTGCTTTTATTACGGCATTACGGATGAAAGGAGAAACCATTGAAGAGATTACTGGTTTTGCTGAAACCATGCGTAGCCATTCCTTGAAAATAGAATGTGGTAGTAAAGATATGATTGATACCTGTGGCACGGGAGGTGACAAAACAGGCACCTTTAATGTATCCACAGCGGTAGCCTTTGTCTTGGCAGGTAGCGGTGTTGTTGTTGCCAAACATGGTAACCATGGATTATCTAGTTCTTGTGGTAGTGCCGATGTACTGACGGCTTTAGGTGTTCGTGTGGACTTACCCACAGAAGGTATAATCCAGTCGGTAGCTGCCATTAAATTGGGCTTTTTATATGCTCCTTCTTTTCATAAGGCTATGAAGTATGCTGCCAAACCCCGTAAAGAGTTAGGGTTTCGTACTGTATTCAATATGCTAGGACCCTTAACCAATCCTGCTGGAGCTAACTATCAATTAATTGGTGTGTATGAACGTTCTTTAACTCATAAGCTGGCAGAAGCCTTAGGGATGTTAGGAGTAAAGAGAGCGATGGTAGTACATGGTTTGGATGGTTTAGATGAGATTTCAACAACGGCACCCACCCAGGTGACAGAAGTCAACGGAAAAACGACCCGAACTTATATGATTGATCCTACTGAGTTTGGCTTTAGTGGTAGTGGTTTAGACGCATATCGTGGCGGAACGCCGGAAGACAATGCTAGCATTATTTCGGATATTTTCCGAGGAAATTTATCCGGTCCGAAACGCGATATTGTATTACTAAATGCAGGAGCTGCCTTTGTTGTTGCAGGCAAGGCTGAAAACATAAAGGAAGGTATCCTAATTGCCGCCAAGAGTATTGACAGCGGTGCTGCCTTAGCTAAAATGCAGGAACTGAAAAATTTCAGTCAAGGGTATAAGGAAAGCAAAATATGA